The following proteins are encoded in a genomic region of Sorangiineae bacterium MSr12523:
- a CDS encoding response regulator has product MMGAAKPNLTGAASGRLGGMEADFVGTLGRKAGDVRTALGALEADPKARGPRDDVRRRLHAIGTAARLLHFDSTRVAIARAESILDRMGPNGALSQGDLDEIGRLLDDLPVLAWEDVSSRRAADEGGAPSPAETPHTALVVGEDAIAMAISEATGSKASFECERTTDATYAAVLTQEMNPDVVVVDGDIEGADELVETLLERAELLPIVVLGRFEEASEEARFIALGVAKTLKKPAGEEALFAACLEAADQHRGRTVKITLPEPVAKAEKPAQTTGAEAASEAGADRAFSRGRGAAADVRLDGRRVLVADDDPGVTWFIADLLRTTGCVVSEARNGDEALELAYKTAPHLILSDVLMPKLDGFQLTRLLARDVALRDTPVILLSWKEDMLQRVRELGAGAAGYLRKESDARAILARVREALWPRARIEARLRGRQEVRGRLDGLTVRSLLELVCSTRPKSHVCLRDASFVYELEIRDGVPCRAWRTAPDGTVLRGSRALAAMLGVWAGRFHVSPSEEPLEPELLGSLRAQIAEPIACARGAAQLLSGARILSVTKVTVDSEIISGYLGATPEPVRRLVERVSAGESPRQVMLRGNVDPVLLESALLDVASRGAVREVRGVQGEDLLRPAVDRALRMESGEKLETRSAEAEAGVEVDVSPEPVPAAEPEPSSSNVALIESMGAGSVTPMTSVAVKPVPARNPAPPKKRERRWFSMGLFSVVAVAALAARLATGAPAPAHAAAAAGAVPAPAFDSRDEVTEQPEVAPAPVVSAAATQPASARSKGKEPTAKEGPAKEASAKDAGVKAVAASRGPMTDMDLAATELLHAPNASTIEP; this is encoded by the coding sequence ATGATGGGCGCAGCGAAGCCAAACCTGACGGGCGCGGCGAGCGGAAGGCTCGGCGGTATGGAGGCCGACTTCGTCGGCACCCTCGGACGAAAAGCCGGCGACGTGCGTACGGCGCTCGGTGCGTTGGAGGCGGATCCGAAGGCGCGGGGGCCGCGCGATGACGTACGGCGCAGGCTCCACGCCATCGGCACGGCGGCGCGTCTGCTTCATTTCGACTCCACGCGCGTGGCGATTGCGCGGGCGGAATCGATTTTGGACCGGATGGGGCCGAACGGTGCTCTGTCGCAAGGCGACCTCGACGAAATCGGGCGGCTGCTCGACGATTTGCCGGTTCTGGCCTGGGAAGACGTCTCCTCGCGGCGGGCGGCCGACGAAGGCGGCGCACCGTCCCCGGCCGAAACGCCGCACACGGCGCTGGTCGTGGGCGAAGACGCGATTGCGATGGCCATTTCCGAGGCGACGGGATCGAAGGCCTCGTTCGAGTGCGAGCGCACCACCGATGCGACGTACGCCGCGGTTCTCACGCAGGAGATGAACCCCGATGTGGTCGTGGTCGACGGCGACATCGAAGGCGCGGACGAGCTGGTGGAGACGTTGCTCGAACGGGCCGAGCTGCTGCCGATCGTGGTGCTCGGGCGCTTCGAGGAGGCGTCGGAAGAGGCGCGGTTCATTGCGCTGGGCGTGGCCAAGACGCTGAAGAAGCCGGCCGGCGAGGAGGCGCTTTTCGCAGCGTGCCTGGAGGCGGCCGATCAGCACCGCGGCCGGACGGTGAAGATCACGTTGCCGGAGCCGGTGGCCAAGGCGGAGAAGCCGGCCCAGACGACGGGTGCCGAGGCGGCGAGCGAGGCGGGGGCGGATCGCGCGTTTTCACGCGGACGTGGTGCGGCGGCGGATGTGCGGCTCGATGGGCGGCGCGTGCTCGTGGCCGACGATGATCCGGGCGTCACCTGGTTCATCGCGGACCTGCTGCGCACGACGGGCTGCGTGGTTTCCGAGGCGCGCAACGGCGACGAGGCGCTGGAGCTCGCGTACAAGACGGCGCCCCACTTGATCCTGAGCGATGTGCTCATGCCCAAGCTGGATGGCTTTCAGCTGACCCGGCTTCTGGCGCGGGACGTGGCGCTGCGCGATACGCCGGTGATCCTGCTCTCGTGGAAAGAGGACATGCTCCAGCGCGTGCGCGAGCTCGGCGCCGGGGCGGCGGGCTACCTGCGCAAGGAAAGCGACGCGCGGGCGATCCTCGCGCGGGTGCGCGAGGCGCTATGGCCGCGGGCGCGCATCGAGGCGCGGCTTCGTGGGCGTCAAGAGGTGCGCGGGCGGCTCGATGGGCTGACGGTGCGTTCGCTGCTCGAGTTGGTGTGCAGCACCCGGCCGAAGTCGCACGTCTGCCTGCGCGATGCCTCCTTCGTGTACGAGCTGGAAATCCGAGACGGCGTGCCGTGCCGCGCGTGGCGGACGGCGCCTGATGGCACCGTCCTTCGCGGAAGCCGCGCCCTGGCGGCGATGCTCGGGGTGTGGGCCGGTCGCTTTCACGTGTCGCCGAGCGAGGAGCCGCTGGAGCCGGAGCTTCTGGGCTCTTTGCGCGCGCAAATTGCGGAACCCATTGCGTGCGCACGCGGTGCGGCGCAGCTCCTGTCCGGGGCGCGCATCCTGTCGGTGACCAAAGTCACGGTGGACTCGGAGATCATCTCCGGCTACCTCGGCGCGACGCCCGAGCCGGTGCGGCGGCTGGTGGAACGCGTGTCCGCCGGGGAGTCGCCGCGGCAGGTGATGCTGCGTGGAAACGTGGATCCGGTGCTGCTCGAGTCGGCGCTGCTCGATGTGGCATCGCGCGGTGCCGTGCGCGAGGTGCGCGGTGTGCAGGGGGAGGATCTGTTGCGCCCTGCGGTGGATCGCGCCTTGCGCATGGAGTCCGGCGAGAAGCTCGAGACGCGAAGCGCGGAGGCGGAAGCCGGGGTCGAGGTCGACGTGAGCCCCGAGCCGGTGCCCGCGGCCGAGCCCGAGCCTTCGTCGTCCAACGTGGCGCTGATCGAGTCGATGGGCGCGGGGTCGGTCACGCCGATGACGTCGGTGGCGGTGAAGCCCGTGCCGGCGAGGAATCCGGCGCCGCCGAAAAAGCGCGAGCGACGGTGGTTCAGCATGGGGCTCTTCAGCGTGGTGGCGGTGGCAGCCCTCGCCGCGCGCCTGGCCACGGGTGCACCGGCGCCGGCGCATGCTGCCGCCGCGGCCGGTGCGGTGCCGGCCCCCGCGTTCGATTCGCGCGACGAGGTCACCGAGCAACCCGAGGTGGCGCCGGCGCCGGTCGTGTCGGCTGCCGCGACGCAGCCGGCCTCCGCGCGAAGCAAGGGCAAAGAGCCCACCGCGAAGGAAGGGCCCGCAAAGGAAGCGAGCGCGAAAGATGCAGGCGTCAAAGCCGTTGCAGCGAGCCGTGGTCCAATGACGGACATGGACCTTGCGGCCACGGAGCTGCTACACGCGCCGAATGCATCGACCA